One window from the genome of Synergistaceae bacterium encodes:
- a CDS encoding response regulator, with protein MSAIIREEYNADLQKEKERAIAENQIKSKFLANMSHEIRTPMNAIIGMSELMRTDNLSATQRRYLDDIRQMSHSLLRIINDILDISSAEAQKLTLIKDNFNIFEMFVNICSLMKLVLSKKGNAPRFLQSIDDDLPHALYGDETRLKQIIMNLLNNAIKYTAEGFVELNLRKQIVEDRPCLEIEVHDSGIGIKEEDQVRLFTAFGRVNEKETRDIAGTGLGLALTKELVDLMDGSITFTSEYGKGSTFTVVLPIVEARNMTVEDSESKSPPGMVKALEVSVLLVDDNLTNLDVASGYLARHEIVPSLAKSGEQAIKMAAHNEYDLIFMDHMMPGMDGIECASRIRKLNGHNAQVPIVMLSANALAGMREYFIDEGMNDFISKPIIREELNRVLAEWLPRERFQLM; from the coding sequence ATGAGCGCCATTATCCGGGAGGAGTACAACGCCGATCTGCAGAAGGAAAAAGAGCGGGCCATCGCCGAAAATCAGATAAAAAGCAAATTTCTGGCGAACATGAGCCACGAAATCCGCACGCCCATGAACGCCATCATCGGCATGAGCGAACTGATGCGCACCGACAACCTGAGCGCAACCCAGCGCCGTTACCTGGACGACATTCGCCAGATGTCCCATTCTCTCCTGCGAATCATCAACGACATTCTGGACATCTCCAGCGCGGAGGCCCAAAAATTGACGCTCATTAAGGACAATTTCAACATATTCGAGATGTTCGTCAATATATGTTCCCTGATGAAGCTGGTTCTGTCCAAAAAGGGCAACGCGCCCAGGTTCCTGCAATCCATCGACGACGACCTTCCTCACGCGCTCTACGGGGACGAAACCCGACTGAAACAGATCATCATGAACCTTCTGAACAACGCCATAAAGTACACCGCGGAGGGTTTTGTAGAGCTGAATCTGCGCAAACAAATCGTCGAGGACAGACCCTGCCTGGAAATCGAGGTGCACGACTCGGGAATCGGAATCAAAGAAGAGGATCAGGTTCGGCTGTTCACCGCGTTCGGGCGGGTAAACGAGAAGGAAACCCGCGACATCGCGGGGACGGGGCTGGGACTTGCTCTGACAAAGGAGCTGGTGGATTTAATGGACGGTTCCATCACGTTCACCAGCGAATACGGAAAGGGTTCGACGTTTACGGTGGTGCTCCCCATCGTGGAGGCCAGAAATATGACCGTGGAGGATTCGGAGTCCAAGTCGCCGCCCGGCATGGTGAAGGCGCTGGAGGTTTCCGTGCTGCTGGTGGACGACAACCTGACCAATCTGGACGTGGCGTCCGGCTACCTGGCGCGGCACGAAATCGTGCCCAGTCTGGCGAAAAGCGGGGAACAGGCGATTAAAATGGCGGCCCACAATGAATATGACCTGATCTTTATGGACCACATGATGCCAGGAATGGACGGCATCGAATGCGCGTCCCGAATACGAAAGCTGAACGGACACAACGCGCAGGTTCCCATCGTGATGCTCAGCGCCAACGCGCTCGCGGGAATGCGGGAATATTTCATCGACGAAGGGATGAACGACTTCATTTCGAAACCCATTATCCGGGAGGAATTGAACAGAGTTTTGGCGGAATGGCTCCCCCGGGAGCGATTTCAGTTGATGTGA
- a CDS encoding macro domain-containing protein gives MPLTIVRNDITKMTVDAIVNTTNIALQMGVGVSGAIFRAAGAEKLQAECDKLAPIRIGEAVATPGFDLPAKYVIHAVGPVYRDGKRGEEQLLRSAYTSSLRLAVEMKCESIAFPLISSGTYGYPRDKALNVATTAIQDFLLNSDRDIDVSLVVFDRAAFALSRKLRGEVQSFIDENYIARNEAIEADSPLRNNRFMEEEAAQISFSMPAPCAPCAPPAASADGEVFTLDEPFSAVILRIIDAKGMSDAEVYRRANIDRRLFSKIRRPDYRPGKRTVVALAVALKLSSEETRALLAHAGFALSRSVLFDVIVDCFIRKGEYNIFKINNVLFDKDQPLLGGS, from the coding sequence ATGCCACTGACTATTGTTCGAAACGATATTACAAAAATGACCGTCGACGCAATCGTCAACACGACGAATATCGCGCTCCAGATGGGCGTGGGCGTGAGCGGCGCAATATTCAGGGCGGCGGGAGCGGAGAAACTCCAGGCCGAATGCGACAAACTCGCGCCGATAAGGATCGGCGAGGCCGTGGCCACTCCGGGATTCGACCTGCCCGCAAAGTACGTTATACACGCGGTGGGGCCGGTTTACAGAGACGGCAAACGGGGCGAGGAACAGCTGCTCCGCAGCGCCTACACCAGCTCTCTCCGGCTTGCGGTGGAAATGAAGTGCGAGAGCATCGCGTTCCCGCTGATAAGCTCCGGCACATACGGATACCCGAGGGACAAAGCCCTTAACGTGGCCACAACCGCCATTCAGGACTTCCTGCTCAACTCCGACAGGGACATCGATGTTTCACTGGTCGTGTTTGACCGGGCGGCCTTCGCGCTCTCCCGGAAGCTTCGCGGCGAGGTACAGTCGTTTATCGACGAGAACTACATCGCCCGGAACGAAGCCATTGAAGCAGACAGCCCGCTGAGAAACAACAGATTCATGGAGGAGGAAGCCGCTCAAATCTCTTTCAGTATGCCCGCTCCGTGCGCCCCGTGCGCTCCGCCCGCAGCGTCGGCGGACGGGGAAGTGTTCACGCTGGACGAACCCTTTTCGGCAGTGATTCTGCGAATAATCGACGCAAAGGGCATGAGTGACGCGGAGGTTTACAGACGCGCGAACATCGACCGCAGGCTCTTCAGTAAAATACGCAGACCGGATTACCGGCCGGGGAAGAGAACCGTCGTCGCGCTTGCCGTGGCACTGAAGCTGTCCTCCGAAGAGACCCGCGCTCTTCTGGCGCACGCCGGATTCGCGCTCTCCCGAAGCGTTCTGTTCGACGTGATCGTAGACTGTTTCATCAGGAAGGGCGAATATAACATTTTCAAAATAAACAACGTGCTTTTCGACAAAGACCAGCCGTTGCTGGGAGGATCATAG
- a CDS encoding alpha/beta hydrolase gives MFERAESGKYVEIHPGIELYYEEVGEGTPLLLVPGWTFTTEVFAYQLEYFSKKYRVIALDPRSQGRSPVQQTGNNYERHAADLARFIKALGLRDIVLLGWSVGNHTVWKYVEQEGTAALKALVTIDMSPTSMSPNPENWTEGTFEELGGAYNMLETTKGHRDFVEAYAREIMVQRKLSPAEMFWIIEQSTKTPTHIARELFASLLFSDCTKGAKTASESVPTLNFIAEHWSAKAEPFMTKLFPKTKNVIMGGHLLFWEHHEKFNKILEEFIDSL, from the coding sequence ATGTTCGAGCGGGCCGAGAGTGGAAAGTACGTTGAGATACATCCGGGGATCGAGCTCTATTATGAGGAAGTCGGTGAAGGGACTCCGCTGCTTCTCGTTCCCGGCTGGACTTTCACCACAGAAGTTTTTGCGTACCAGCTTGAATATTTTTCGAAAAAGTACAGGGTCATAGCGCTCGACCCGAGAAGTCAGGGACGCTCGCCCGTTCAACAAACCGGCAACAACTACGAGCGGCACGCCGCCGACCTCGCCAGGTTCATCAAAGCGCTGGGTCTCAGGGATATTGTCCTTCTCGGCTGGTCGGTGGGAAACCATACGGTCTGGAAGTACGTCGAGCAGGAGGGAACCGCCGCGTTGAAGGCCCTCGTCACAATAGATATGTCGCCGACTTCGATGTCTCCCAATCCTGAGAACTGGACGGAGGGAACTTTCGAGGAGCTGGGCGGGGCATATAACATGCTTGAGACCACAAAGGGGCATCGGGACTTTGTGGAGGCGTACGCGAGGGAGATAATGGTTCAAAGAAAGTTGTCGCCGGCCGAAATGTTCTGGATTATAGAACAGTCCACGAAGACGCCGACGCATATCGCGAGGGAGCTGTTCGCCTCCCTGCTTTTCTCGGACTGCACAAAAGGGGCGAAGACCGCTTCGGAATCCGTTCCCACGTTGAATTTCATAGCGGAACACTGGTCGGCGAAGGCCGAGCCGTTTATGACGAAGCTGTTCCCGAAAACAAAGAACGTCATCATGGGCGGACACCTGTTGTTCTGGGAACATCACGAGAAGTTTAACAAAATTCTGGAAGAATTCATCGACAGCCTGTAG
- a CDS encoding VWA domain-containing protein, with amino-acid sequence MDMARETNLTEIVFILDRSGSMGGLESDTIGGFNSMLTQQQAEPGEARITTVLFDHEYEILHDRLDIRAVNPITSKDYFVRGNTALLDAVGKTIHKIGNTQRHSRPEFRANKVIFVITTDGLENASREYTYNRVKSQITRHKSKYGWEFIFLGADIDSAEFAGRFGIARNRAQNFIKDPEGIHLNYQVVNKAVASFRSPANSCLDDGWNVEIEANYQRRKNQS; translated from the coding sequence ATGGACATGGCAAGGGAAACAAATTTGACGGAAATCGTATTTATTCTCGACAGAAGCGGCTCCATGGGAGGACTGGAAAGCGATACCATCGGCGGATTCAATTCCATGCTGACCCAGCAGCAGGCAGAGCCCGGTGAAGCGCGAATCACGACGGTTCTGTTCGATCACGAGTATGAGATTTTGCACGACCGGCTGGACATACGCGCCGTCAATCCGATTACGAGTAAAGATTATTTCGTGCGAGGCAACACCGCGCTGCTGGACGCTGTGGGCAAAACGATTCACAAAATTGGAAACACGCAGAGGCATTCCAGGCCGGAGTTTCGCGCGAACAAGGTTATATTTGTCATCACGACGGACGGTCTGGAGAACGCGAGCCGGGAATATACGTACAACAGGGTGAAATCTCAGATCACGAGACATAAATCCAAATACGGCTGGGAGTTTATCTTCCTCGGAGCGGACATTGATTCCGCGGAGTTCGCCGGGCGCTTTGGCATCGCCAGGAACCGCGCGCAAAATTTCATCAAGGACCCCGAGGGGATCCATTTGAACTATCAGGTCGTCAACAAAGCCGTCGCGTCATTCCGTTCCCCGGCGAACTCCTGTCTCGACGACGGATGGAACGTGGAAATCGAGGCCAACTATCAAAGGAGAAAAAACCAGAGCTGA
- a CDS encoding ABC transporter substrate-binding protein — protein sequence MKKLLTVVLAVVLAALLTGAAFGADAKTPIRIGAMYAFSGDLAAIGTNIIRGIDFAVQEINAAGGINGRPVEVVRGDHQGDPKVGRSVAERLITQDKVDAIVGCHQSSITAMVQQVCEQYQIPVLTAISTVDSLSSGGYEYFFRLAPMNSIYQRNMFIFLKDQTKKTGAEIKKVAVFADNTMIGQETIKWANYWAPQYDLEVVKEIQYTKGAADMTSEVLALKNAGADAVVTDGYISDAILLMKTMHEQNCKPKILIAKANGFADPSFIPATQGISNGLTSVVEWNPDLTKGREVNKKFKEIFGLDMNGHSAESYTAIWTLKTAFEAAGSSEGPKVKDALEKLDIQGSFPNGPEIILPYDRIKFEDMELDGVKHHHNNVGAALAIAQIQEGEYKTVWPFDYSNQQFAYPAEYK from the coding sequence ATGAAAAAACTGTTGACGGTTGTCCTTGCGGTTGTTCTTGCGGCTCTCCTGACCGGCGCGGCCTTCGGCGCGGACGCGAAAACGCCCATCCGTATCGGGGCCATGTACGCTTTCAGCGGTGACCTGGCGGCCATCGGCACCAATATCATCCGGGGGATCGATTTTGCCGTTCAGGAAATCAACGCGGCCGGCGGGATCAACGGGCGGCCCGTGGAAGTCGTTCGGGGCGACCATCAGGGCGACCCCAAGGTTGGGCGTTCCGTAGCGGAGCGGCTGATCACGCAGGACAAGGTCGACGCCATCGTGGGCTGTCATCAAAGCTCGATCACCGCCATGGTCCAGCAGGTCTGCGAGCAGTACCAGATTCCGGTGCTCACGGCCATCTCCACGGTTGACAGCCTCTCTTCCGGCGGATACGAGTATTTCTTCCGGCTGGCGCCTATGAATTCCATTTATCAAAGAAATATGTTCATCTTCCTGAAAGATCAAACTAAGAAGACGGGAGCGGAGATAAAGAAGGTCGCCGTTTTTGCGGATAACACCATGATCGGGCAGGAGACCATCAAATGGGCTAACTACTGGGCGCCCCAATACGATCTTGAAGTGGTGAAGGAAATTCAGTACACCAAAGGCGCGGCGGACATGACCTCGGAAGTGCTGGCGCTGAAAAACGCCGGTGCGGACGCCGTTGTGACGGACGGTTACATCTCCGACGCCATCCTGCTGATGAAAACCATGCATGAGCAGAACTGCAAGCCGAAGATCCTGATCGCCAAGGCCAACGGTTTTGCGGATCCCAGCTTCATCCCAGCCACACAGGGAATTTCCAACGGCCTCACCTCGGTGGTGGAGTGGAACCCTGACCTGACGAAGGGTCGGGAGGTCAACAAAAAGTTCAAGGAAATCTTTGGCCTGGACATGAACGGCCATTCCGCTGAATCCTACACGGCCATCTGGACGCTGAAAACCGCTTTTGAGGCGGCCGGCTCCTCGGAAGGGCCGAAGGTGAAAGACGCGCTGGAAAAGCTGGACATCCAGGGATCGTTCCCCAACGGGCCGGAGATCATCCTCCCTTATGACCGTATCAAATTCGAGGACATGGAACTGGACGGCGTGAAGCACCATCACAACAACGTCGGCGCGGCGCTGGCCATTGCCCAGATCCAGGAGGGCGAATACAAAACGGTTTGGCCTTTCGATTACTCCAACCAGCAGTTCGCTTATCCCGCCGAGTACAAATAA
- a CDS encoding ABC transporter ATP-binding protein has protein sequence MLNVESLSAGYGSVRILWDVSFRVGEGEIVAILGGNGAGKTTTVRAVTGLIRPTGGSVKFNGQELCGQNSRRILAAGIVQVPEGRQLFTEMTVYENLELGACSREAKLSMAEHLSFVYSRFPKLRDRKNQSAGTLSGGEQQMVAVARALMASPKLLILDEPSLGLAPNVVDDILDVASDMARENGVSIILVEQDVTKALNVADRGYVIENGRVVLEDTAKNLKTNDHVKKAYLGI, from the coding sequence ATGCTGAACGTGGAATCCCTGAGTGCGGGTTATGGCAGTGTGAGAATCCTCTGGGACGTGAGTTTCAGAGTGGGCGAGGGGGAGATAGTGGCGATCCTGGGCGGCAACGGTGCTGGAAAAACCACCACAGTTCGCGCCGTCACGGGGCTGATTCGACCGACGGGCGGGTCCGTAAAATTCAACGGTCAGGAACTGTGCGGGCAAAACAGCCGGCGAATCCTTGCGGCGGGCATTGTGCAGGTGCCTGAGGGCCGGCAGTTGTTTACGGAAATGACGGTGTACGAAAATCTGGAGCTGGGAGCCTGCTCAAGAGAAGCCAAACTGAGCATGGCGGAACATCTGTCGTTCGTCTACAGCCGTTTTCCGAAGCTGCGTGACAGGAAAAATCAATCGGCCGGAACCCTCTCCGGCGGCGAGCAGCAAATGGTCGCCGTCGCCAGGGCGCTGATGGCCAGCCCCAAACTCCTCATCTTGGACGAGCCCTCCCTGGGGCTGGCGCCCAACGTCGTGGACGACATCCTGGACGTGGCGAGCGACATGGCCCGGGAAAACGGGGTTTCCATCATCCTGGTGGAACAGGACGTGACGAAGGCGCTGAACGTGGCGGACAGAGGGTACGTCATCGAAAACGGGAGAGTGGTGCTGGAGGATACGGCGAAAAACCTGAAGACAAACGATCACGTCAAGAAAGCGTATCTGGGCATATAA
- a CDS encoding ABC transporter ATP-binding protein, which translates to MTDPIIEARHITKSFRGLKAVNDVSFTVKPGGITGMIGPNGAGKTTTFNMICGFYPPSSGVVLYKGRDITCRRAWEYRDMGIARTFQIMKPLKNLTVLDNVVASAFFGKQGAKNTREAREIALETLKFTDLYSKRNVLAKEMGTPDQKRLEMARALAGKPEMLFLDEVMAGLNPAETEGAIELIRKINESGVTIFLIEHIMKAVVSLCEEVIVLHHGEKIAFGTPDEVMNDPYVMEVYLGKGGQQNG; encoded by the coding sequence ATGACGGACCCGATCATTGAAGCGCGGCATATAACGAAGAGCTTTCGCGGGCTGAAGGCGGTGAACGACGTGTCGTTTACGGTGAAGCCCGGCGGGATCACCGGAATGATCGGCCCCAACGGCGCGGGTAAAACCACCACGTTCAACATGATATGCGGTTTTTACCCTCCCTCGTCGGGAGTTGTTCTGTACAAAGGCCGGGACATCACCTGCCGGCGGGCCTGGGAGTACAGGGACATGGGGATTGCCAGGACGTTCCAGATTATGAAGCCCCTCAAAAACCTTACCGTGCTGGATAATGTGGTCGCCAGCGCCTTCTTCGGAAAACAGGGAGCGAAAAACACTCGGGAAGCCCGGGAAATCGCCCTTGAGACGCTGAAGTTCACCGACCTTTATTCCAAAAGAAACGTGCTGGCCAAAGAGATGGGCACCCCGGATCAGAAGCGCCTGGAGATGGCGAGGGCGCTTGCGGGCAAACCGGAGATGCTCTTTCTGGACGAGGTGATGGCCGGGCTCAATCCGGCGGAAACCGAAGGCGCGATAGAACTCATTCGAAAAATCAACGAATCCGGGGTCACGATTTTTTTGATAGAACACATTATGAAGGCGGTTGTCAGTCTGTGCGAGGAGGTGATCGTCTTACACCACGGGGAAAAAATCGCGTTTGGCACCCCGGACGAGGTGATGAATGACCCTTACGTCATGGAGGTCTATCTGGGCAAAGGCGGGCAGCAAAATGGGTGA
- a CDS encoding branched-chain amino acid ABC transporter permease has product MNAVRGDRYRARTALAAGVALLVALPHFLKGNPYIINVFILIFYMSTISMAWNLLGGMTGQNSLGHAAFMGLGAYISTLFVVKTGGSPWVGLLLAIVLTGLIAAVVFYPCFILRGPYFTLVTIAFGEAVRQCIINWDYAGKAMGIALPFGRDSLRYFRFMSKIPYYYAALLMLAGTYLLMKKIDNSKLGFALKTIREDEDVAASIGIKPLKYKVAAVVISSMIAAMVGFFYASYNRYIDPDLMMQAYSVEFVLPAIVGGAAFVEGPLIGGFLLISVSEYLRNKFGGVLPGINLILYAIILLVVIRFRPTGILGWYHGSNLSRRVDFWLLGRTADAEESDRRC; this is encoded by the coding sequence ATGAACGCAGTCCGTGGAGATCGGTACCGGGCAAGAACGGCCTTGGCCGCGGGGGTGGCCCTGCTTGTCGCGCTGCCGCATTTTCTGAAGGGGAACCCCTACATCATCAACGTGTTCATCCTGATCTTCTATATGTCCACCATCTCCATGGCGTGGAACCTGCTGGGAGGCATGACGGGGCAAAATTCCCTGGGGCACGCGGCGTTCATGGGACTGGGGGCCTATATTTCCACCCTGTTCGTCGTGAAGACCGGAGGATCGCCGTGGGTGGGACTTCTGCTCGCCATCGTTCTCACCGGACTTATCGCGGCAGTGGTGTTTTATCCCTGCTTCATCCTGCGAGGCCCATATTTTACGCTGGTGACCATCGCTTTCGGCGAGGCTGTACGCCAGTGCATCATCAACTGGGACTACGCCGGCAAGGCGATGGGAATTGCCCTGCCCTTCGGGCGCGACTCCCTGCGGTATTTCCGGTTCATGAGCAAAATTCCCTACTACTACGCCGCGTTGCTCATGCTGGCGGGCACGTATCTGCTTATGAAAAAAATTGACAACTCGAAGCTGGGTTTCGCGCTGAAAACCATCCGCGAGGACGAGGACGTGGCGGCGTCCATCGGAATCAAACCTCTGAAGTACAAGGTTGCCGCTGTGGTTATCAGCTCAATGATCGCCGCCATGGTGGGCTTTTTTTACGCGTCCTACAACCGTTATATCGATCCCGACCTGATGATGCAGGCCTACTCCGTGGAGTTCGTCCTTCCCGCCATTGTGGGCGGCGCTGCGTTCGTGGAGGGTCCGCTCATCGGAGGATTCCTTTTGATCTCCGTGTCGGAGTATCTGAGAAACAAATTCGGCGGCGTTCTGCCTGGTATCAACCTGATCCTCTACGCCATCATCCTGCTGGTGGTGATACGGTTCCGCCCGACGGGCATCCTCGGATGGTACCATGGAAGCAACCTGAGTCGACGGGTGGATTTCTGGCTGCTGGGCAGGACGGCTGACGCCGAAGAAAGCGACAGGCGGTGCTGA
- a CDS encoding branched-chain amino acid ABC transporter permease, with product MNIFLQACMNGLLIGGFYSLMGMGQNIIFGVMKIINFCHGEMLMTGMYITFACFTYLGIDPYLGVPLVAVLMFILGGAIQHTLITPSLGTRSFTNLLFLTVGLGILFQNLALVIFSSNYRTISTPYSTQTVHLGMVTMALPKLISFFALIVVSVALFCFLKYSTPGKQIRAVSQNPLGAQVVGINVKMTYVITYGIGVALAGISGALLTQFYIIYPMVGTNFGLRALIVVVVGGLGSIPGAFAAGIFLGLLETLSSLLVGPSFKDLVVFLTFIVILVARQEMILRRA from the coding sequence ATGAACATTTTCCTCCAGGCGTGTATGAACGGATTGCTCATTGGTGGATTTTATTCTCTGATGGGCATGGGGCAGAACATCATTTTCGGGGTCATGAAAATCATCAATTTTTGTCATGGTGAAATGTTGATGACGGGCATGTATATTACATTTGCCTGTTTCACTTATCTGGGCATCGACCCCTATCTTGGAGTTCCGCTGGTGGCTGTCCTCATGTTTATTTTGGGCGGAGCGATACAGCACACGCTGATTACCCCTTCCCTGGGAACCCGAAGTTTTACCAATCTGCTTTTTCTGACGGTGGGGCTGGGCATTCTGTTTCAAAACCTGGCGCTGGTCATTTTTTCTTCCAACTACCGGACCATCTCCACTCCCTACTCCACGCAGACGGTGCACTTGGGCATGGTCACCATGGCGCTGCCGAAACTCATCAGTTTCTTTGCGCTGATCGTCGTGTCCGTGGCGCTGTTCTGCTTTCTGAAGTACTCCACGCCGGGCAAACAGATCCGGGCGGTCTCCCAGAACCCGCTGGGCGCTCAGGTGGTGGGCATCAACGTGAAAATGACCTACGTCATCACCTATGGCATTGGAGTGGCTCTGGCCGGGATCTCCGGAGCGCTGCTGACGCAGTTTTACATCATCTATCCCATGGTGGGAACCAACTTTGGTCTCCGGGCTTTGATCGTGGTGGTGGTCGGCGGACTGGGAAGCATCCCGGGCGCTTTTGCGGCGGGCATTTTCCTGGGCCTTCTGGAAACCCTGAGTTCTCTTCTGGTTGGACCATCTTTCAAGGATCTGGTGGTTTTTCTGACGTTCATCGTCATCCTGGTGGCGCGTCAGGAAATGATACTGCGGAGGGCCTGA
- the cysS gene encoding cysteine--tRNA ligase: MSLMLYNDLTKEKEAFVPVQEGHVAFYSCGPTVYDYFHIGNARPFIVFDVLRRYLEHAGYKVTFVQNFTDIDDKMINRANAEGITVSALADRFIEEYYKDADALGIRRATVAPRATAHMEEIITLIQKIIEKGHAYEVKTPSGNSDVYFDVRSYPAYGRLVRQSIDEMESGARVEVGEIKRDPLDFALWKAEKPKEPSWDSPWGKGRPGWHIECSAMSMQYLGETIDIHSGGVDLTFPHHENEIAQAEAATGKPFVRYWLHNGFLLIDREKMSKSLGNFMTARAAREKYPPLAIRLFMLSAHYRSPINFAPDGLEQAVGGVTRLRNSWSDLMFGRSSRCGEAPDVDVSAFVAELEKLDAAFFEAMDDDFNTAAAVGVLFEVVRLINTWLKNHAVLPAGFFEAAEAEMRKLDDILGVVGIEEPGIEESQDAENGEIEGLIEERNAARKAKNFKRSDEIRDALLARNIVLEDTPSGTKWKRKL; encoded by the coding sequence TTGAGCCTGATGCTCTATAACGACCTTACAAAAGAAAAAGAAGCGTTTGTCCCCGTGCAGGAAGGACATGTCGCCTTTTACAGCTGCGGTCCTACGGTTTATGATTATTTTCACATCGGCAACGCGCGCCCGTTTATCGTGTTCGACGTTCTGCGCCGATATCTGGAGCACGCCGGTTACAAGGTCACCTTCGTCCAGAACTTCACGGACATCGACGACAAGATGATCAACCGCGCCAACGCGGAGGGCATTACGGTTTCCGCTCTGGCGGACCGGTTTATCGAGGAGTATTACAAAGACGCCGACGCTCTGGGGATTCGTCGGGCCACGGTTGCTCCCCGGGCCACGGCCCATATGGAAGAAATTATCACCCTTATCCAAAAAATCATTGAAAAGGGACACGCCTACGAGGTCAAAACCCCGTCGGGGAACAGCGATGTCTACTTCGACGTTCGGAGTTATCCCGCCTACGGCAGGCTCGTCCGGCAGAGCATCGACGAGATGGAAAGCGGCGCCCGGGTGGAGGTGGGAGAAATAAAGAGGGATCCTCTGGATTTCGCTCTCTGGAAGGCGGAGAAGCCGAAAGAGCCCTCCTGGGACAGCCCCTGGGGCAAAGGGCGGCCCGGCTGGCACATTGAGTGCAGCGCCATGTCCATGCAGTATCTGGGCGAGACGATCGACATTCACTCCGGCGGTGTGGACCTGACCTTCCCTCATCATGAAAATGAAATCGCCCAGGCCGAGGCCGCCACGGGAAAGCCCTTCGTGCGCTACTGGCTGCACAACGGCTTTTTGCTGATCGACAGAGAAAAAATGTCCAAATCTCTCGGCAACTTTATGACCGCCCGGGCGGCCCGTGAAAAATATCCGCCCCTCGCGATACGTCTTTTCATGCTGAGCGCCCACTATCGTTCCCCCATCAACTTCGCGCCCGACGGGCTGGAGCAGGCGGTGGGCGGCGTGACCCGTCTGCGCAATTCCTGGTCCGACCTGATGTTCGGACGCTCTTCCCGCTGCGGCGAGGCCCCGGATGTGGACGTGTCCGCCTTTGTCGCCGAACTGGAAAAGCTCGATGCCGCTTTTTTTGAGGCGATGGACGACGATTTCAACACGGCCGCCGCCGTTGGCGTTCTTTTCGAAGTGGTACGGCTGATCAACACCTGGCTGAAAAACCACGCCGTCCTTCCCGCCGGATTTTTCGAAGCTGCCGAGGCGGAAATGCGTAAACTGGACGATATTTTGGGAGTCGTCGGCATTGAAGAACCTGGCATTGAAGAATCTCAGGATGCGGAAAACGGCGAAATCGAGGGGCTGATCGAAGAACGCAACGCGGCCCGGAAAGCCAAAAACTTCAAACGGTCCGACGAAATTCGGGATGCTCTGCTGGCCCGAAACATTGTCCTGGAGGACACTCCCTCGGGGACGAAGTGGAAACGAAAATTATAA